A single genomic interval of Hevea brasiliensis isolate MT/VB/25A 57/8 chromosome 4, ASM3005281v1, whole genome shotgun sequence harbors:
- the LOC131169165 gene encoding G-type lectin S-receptor-like serine/threonine-protein kinase CES101, with protein sequence MRKGGDLLQFNLEMTIKDDNTECSEENSLRNFSYKEVKLPLFSFRSVAAATQNFSAANKLGEGGFGPVYKGKLLRGGEVAVKRLSRRSGQGWEELKNEALLIAKLQHKNLVRLLGCCIERDEKILIYEYMPNKSLDFFLFDPAKRTMLDWETRVRIIEGVAQGLLYLHQYSRLRIIHRDLKASNILLDKDMNPKISDFGMARIFGGNELEANTKRIVGTYGYMSPEYALEGLFSIKSDVFSFGVLLLEIVSGRKNTGLYQAAALNLLRYTWQLWTSESGLNSMDPALDNDPSTSTPVLLRYVQIALLCVQESATDRPTMSDVVSMLNNESAFLPSPKPPAFSNVRSAMESRSPMRIPETVNNVTITVLEAR encoded by the exons ATGAGGAAAG GGGGGGATTTATTGCAATTTAATTTAGAAATGACCATAAAAGATGATAATACGGAGTGCAGTGAAGAAAATAGTCTTCGAAATTTTAGTTACAAGGAAGTCAAATTGCCATTATTCAGTTTTAGGAGTGTTGCTGCAGCGACACAGAATTTTTCAGCTGCCAATAAGCTTGGGGAGGGTGGATTTGGTCCTGTTTACAAG GGGAAATTGTTGAGAGGAGGAGAGGTAGCTGTGAAAAGGCTTTCAAGAAGATCTGGACAAGGATGGGAAGAGTTGAAAAACGAGGCACTCCTTATAGCCAAGCTCCAACACAAGAATCTTGTTAGACTTTTGGGATGTTGCATTGAACGAGATGAAAAGATTCTAATATATGAGTACATGCCCAACAAAAGCTTGGATTTCTTTCTCTTCG ATCCAGCCAAACGTACGATGTTAGACTGGGAGACACGTGTAAGGATCATTGAAGGGGTTGCTCAAGGACTTCTGTATCTACACCAGTATTCCAGGTTACGAATCATTCATCGAGATTTGAAGGCTAGCAATATTTTGTTAGATAAGGACATGAACCCCAAAATATCAGATTTCGGCATGGCAAGAATCTTTGGAGGAAATGAGTTAGAAGCAAACACAAAAAGAATTGTTGGAACCTA tggttATATGTCCCCTGAATATGCTCTGGAGGGCCTCTTCTCAATCAAATCAGATGTATTTAGCTTTGGAGTGTTACTGCTTGAGATCGTGAGTGGCAGGAAGAACACTGGTCTTTATCAAGCTGCTGCTCTCAACCTTCTTAGATAT ACATGGCAATTATGGACAAGCGAAAGTGGATTGAACTCGATGGATCCAGCATTAGACAACGATCCATCTACATCTACACCTGTGCTGTTGAGATATGTTCAAATAGCTCTGCTTTGTGTTCAAGAAAGCGCAACAGATAGACCCACCATGTCTGATGTTGTTTCAATGCTCAACAATGAAAGTGCCTTCCTGCCTTCTCCGAAACCACCTGCTTTTTCAAATGTGAGAAGCGCCATGGAATCAAGGTCACCAATGAGAATTCCAGAGACTGTCAATAACGTGACAATTACAGTTTTGGAAGCTCGGTAA
- the LOC131179231 gene encoding calcium-binding protein KRP1-like → MALDRAVEFEDYFPSMMERLGAEGFMMELCNGFRLLMDGEKGLITFESLKRNSVLLGLQDMRDDELVCMLMEGDLDGDGAINQMEFCILMFRLSPGMMVGPKQWMDYEFDVNNEMS, encoded by the coding sequence ATGGCATTAGATCGTGCAGTTGAATTCGAGGACTACTTCCCATCAATGATGGAGCGATTGGGAGCTGAAGGATTTATGATGGAATTATGTAACGGGTTTCGCTTGCTAATGGATGGTGAGAAGGGATTGATTACGTTTGAAAGCTTGAAGAGAAACAGTGTTTTATTGGGGTTGCAGGACATGAGGGATGATGAGCTTGTGTGCATGTTGATGGAAGGTGATTTGGATGGAGATGGAGCTATAAATCAGATGGAGTTTTGCATTCTCATGTTTAGACTGAGTCCAGGGATGATGGTTGGACCCAAACAATGGATGGATTACGAAtttgatgtaaataatgaaatgtcgTAA